CAAAATGAGTGCCGGTAAAATTTCTTTGCAAAAACGGTTTACTAAAATCCGTTCACACCATGGAAAAGCAACCCATGTCATTGCTTTTACAGCGGCACTTCTCTTCCTGATTACCATGCTTTTTGCCACAGTCGCCATTGCTTCCGTCGTAAACGAAAAGAAAACGTTCTTTGTCAATGGGAAAGGATATGCCATCAAACCTATCCTGATTGAAAATCAGTTAGAAGTGCATACCGACAGCTACTACGTTCCACTGCGCGATACCTTCGAAGCTCTCGGCTATGAGGTTTACTATGATGTAGACAAAGCAAAATACAAAAAATTTATGGGCAGTTTCACATTTCCGCAGTATGATTCGGAACCATACGTTAAAAAACTGGATGATCCGCTAGTCACCGAAGTTTTTCAAACACCGCAGTATTATTTAAAAGACTTTGTAAAAACCGATGTCGACAAGTACATATATGGTGCCACATACAGATTCAATCAACAAATGCCGATTATTGAAATGGTAAAAGGAACTGAAGTGTGGGCATGTCAGGTCGGCAGCACAAGATATTGCCCGTTTATTCCTGCCGGTGCAGTTGTTCTGATAAATGGAAAAGCCTATATTCCGTTGCGAGCAGTTGCACATATTGTGGGTGGACAAGACAATGTAAAATGGAACAGCGAAAAAAGAGACACATATTTTGAAGGTGTTTTAACCTTTAACGAAAAAGAAAACACTGTAACAATTAATCTTGACTAAGGAGGAATATACGGCTATGTTGGAAAATATCTACACAACAAAAATGAGCACAAACAAAAAAGCATTACAAACTCGTTTTACAAAAATTCGCTCCAAAACAGGAAAGCTTTCTAAACTGATGGCATGTACCATTTCAATTGTCCTTATTTTCTCGGTCATATTTGCAACCGTTGTTCTGGCATCCATAGAAACAACAAAAGGTGTCCCTGCCGAAGACGAACCTATAACACTTTACAGTAAAGGAAATCGCATTGTACTGCAGAACAAGCCTTTTGTTCAAGACAATATAGTGTATCTTCCTCTACGGGAAACTTTTGAAAAGCTTGGCTTTTTTGACATTCCCGGCAACACCTTAGAATGGAAGGATGGCGAAATTTTTATAACCGCCGCTGAAACAGCGGGACAAGCTCCGGTATATTACAGTTTAAAAATAAACAGCGAAGAAATTGGTATTTCACATGAAAAAAACGCTCTGGTTCGTCTCAGTCTGCTTAATCTTGAACCAAGTGGTTCTGCTTTGCTGATTGGGCAGACGACTTATGTGCCTTACGATTTTATCGAATACATGCTTAACCGTGGATTAGGGGTGCGAAACCGACAATACCTCTTTGATTTTGTAATTACGGTAAATACCCCGGAAATTTCTGCAGCATTCCTTTCCCAGAGATTTATCTTGCCATGTGACGGCGAAATTTCTGCCACCTACGGTACACGCGTACATCCCATTACCGGAGAAACCAAAACCCACAACGGCATCGATATTATTGCCCCGGACGGCACACCTGTCGTATCCACTATCTACGGCACAGTTACAACTGTCGGCTATGATGCTGAAAAAGGCAATTATATTATTGTTCAAAAGGATAATGTGCAAACCGCTTATCACCACCTTAAAGAAATCCAAGTTTCAACAGGTGATACCATTCAGCGCGGTCAAATCATCGGCACGGTTGGAAGCACCGGTACTTCTGTCGGCTCATATCTGCACTTTGAAATCCAGATAAACGGAATATATTACGACCCGG
This genomic window from Clostridia bacterium contains:
- a CDS encoding M23 family metallopeptidase, whose protein sequence is MLENIYTTKMSTNKKALQTRFTKIRSKTGKLSKLMACTISIVLIFSVIFATVVLASIETTKGVPAEDEPITLYSKGNRIVLQNKPFVQDNIVYLPLRETFEKLGFFDIPGNTLEWKDGEIFITAAETAGQAPVYYSLKINSEEIGISHEKNALVRLSLLNLEPSGSALLIGQTTYVPYDFIEYMLNRGLGVRNRQYLFDFVITVNTPEISAAFLSQRFILPCDGEISATYGTRVHPITGETKTHNGIDIIAPDGTPVVSTIYGTVTTVGYDAEKGNYIIVQKDNVQTAYHHLKEIQVSTGDTIQRGQIIGTVGSTGTSVGSYLHFEIQINGIYYDPEHVL